In Methylovirgula sp., a single genomic region encodes these proteins:
- the ligD gene encoding DNA ligase D, which yields MALEAYHKKRNFDVTSEPRGAKGRGSGHSFVVQKHDATRLHYDFRLELDGVLKSWAVTRGPSLVPGEKRLAVHVEDHPLDYGGFEGTIPEGQYGAGAVIVWDRGTWTPDGDPHAGYAKGHLDFVLHGQKLKGRWHLVRMHPRPGEKGDNWLLIKGDDEEARGPRDPDILKEEPNSVVSGRSIDDIAGDKKSRRWTSGRAAQGRIETLGSPRARALAPLDSVVKSDPASAKRRSAKPAKANEPAGKPAGRKTSGYAFTPPKGAKRNAQSDFLPPMLPTLAAAAPSGTQWIHELKFDGYRIEAVAKAGRVRLRTRTGLDWTDRFPTIAVAIAALAGREFIIDGEVVVEEENGVSDFSALQNALSEGDASGMVYYAFDLLAIDGYDLTALPIVERKETLAALLMTAPKDAILRLSEHFDENGDLMLQHVCRLGAEGIVSKKRDSAYISKRTTEWIKTKCANRQEFVIAGFVPSTTARKAIGSLVVGYYDKGELRHAGRVGTGYSNKMAADLFADLSREKVAKPAFSAPLSAEARRNAVWVKPTRVAEVEFRGWTADANLRQASFKGLREDKDPKDIVREKAAAMPNDAKTPKTSIKLTHSDRVLWPDAGVTKQGLADFYAMVWPLIEKHLVGRPLVLLRCPNGIAQGGFFQKHPWAGIDDHILQIDDPHEKQPILGIKSFDGLVALVQSAALETHPWGARTDDLDHPDRLIFDLDPGEDVAFSALIAGAHEVRQRLADKKLKSFVKTTGGKGLHVVAPLKPAADWAEVKDFCRGLAEAMAHDAPQHYTATVTKTQRTGRIYVDYLRNARGATVVSAYSTRARPQAGISTPLTWDELDSVLSGSQFTIGNFSNRLQRLSDDPWTEFFRLRQSLPRN from the coding sequence ATGGCGCTCGAGGCCTATCACAAAAAGCGCAATTTTGACGTCACGTCGGAGCCGCGCGGCGCCAAGGGCCGCGGCAGCGGTCATTCATTTGTCGTGCAGAAACATGACGCGACGCGCCTGCATTACGATTTCCGGCTTGAACTCGATGGCGTGCTGAAGAGCTGGGCGGTGACGCGCGGGCCGAGCCTGGTCCCGGGCGAAAAGCGCCTCGCCGTTCATGTCGAGGACCATCCGCTCGATTACGGGGGCTTCGAAGGCACGATCCCCGAAGGGCAATATGGCGCCGGCGCCGTGATCGTCTGGGATCGCGGGACTTGGACGCCGGACGGCGATCCGCATGCCGGCTATGCCAAGGGCCATCTCGATTTCGTTTTGCACGGCCAAAAGCTGAAGGGCCGCTGGCATCTTGTCCGTATGCATCCGCGGCCGGGCGAGAAGGGCGACAATTGGCTCCTGATCAAGGGTGACGACGAAGAGGCGCGAGGACCGCGCGATCCGGATATTCTGAAAGAAGAGCCCAATTCGGTCGTTAGCGGGCGCTCGATCGATGACATTGCTGGCGACAAGAAAAGCCGTCGCTGGACATCGGGCCGGGCGGCACAGGGACGGATCGAGACGCTAGGTTCGCCACGTGCGCGTGCGCTGGCGCCGCTGGATAGTGTCGTCAAATCCGATCCGGCCTCGGCGAAGCGGCGTTCGGCGAAGCCCGCGAAAGCCAACGAGCCAGCGGGCAAGCCGGCTGGCAGAAAGACCAGCGGTTATGCTTTTACGCCGCCCAAGGGCGCAAAGCGCAACGCGCAGTCGGACTTTCTCCCGCCCATGCTCCCAACGCTCGCTGCGGCGGCGCCTTCAGGTACGCAATGGATTCACGAGCTGAAATTCGACGGCTATCGCATCGAAGCCGTGGCGAAAGCTGGCAGGGTCAGGCTGCGGACACGCACTGGCCTCGATTGGACGGATCGCTTTCCGACGATCGCAGTTGCGATCGCGGCGCTCGCTGGCAGGGAGTTCATCATCGATGGTGAAGTCGTCGTTGAGGAGGAAAACGGCGTCTCGGATTTCTCGGCCTTGCAGAATGCGCTGAGTGAAGGCGATGCAAGCGGCATGGTCTATTACGCCTTCGACCTTCTCGCTATCGACGGTTACGATCTCACGGCGCTCCCCATTGTCGAACGGAAGGAGACTCTGGCGGCGCTACTGATGACCGCACCGAAGGACGCCATTCTGCGCTTGAGCGAACATTTCGACGAGAATGGCGATCTGATGCTGCAGCACGTCTGCCGCCTCGGCGCGGAAGGCATCGTCTCGAAGAAGCGCGACAGCGCCTACATTTCCAAACGCACCACCGAATGGATCAAGACAAAATGCGCCAACCGGCAGGAGTTCGTCATCGCGGGCTTTGTCCCCTCGACGACGGCGCGCAAGGCGATCGGTTCACTGGTGGTTGGCTATTACGACAAGGGCGAGCTTAGACACGCAGGACGCGTCGGCACGGGCTATTCCAACAAAATGGCTGCCGACCTTTTTGCCGATCTATCGCGTGAAAAAGTCGCGAAGCCCGCGTTCAGCGCACCGCTCTCGGCGGAAGCACGCCGCAATGCCGTGTGGGTCAAACCAACACGGGTCGCGGAGGTCGAATTTCGCGGCTGGACGGCGGATGCGAATTTGCGCCAGGCTTCGTTCAAAGGTTTGCGCGAAGATAAAGACCCGAAAGACATCGTTCGTGAAAAGGCAGCGGCCATGCCGAACGACGCCAAGACACCGAAGACAAGCATAAAACTCACGCATTCCGATCGCGTCTTATGGCCGGACGCGGGCGTAACCAAGCAGGGACTCGCGGATTTTTACGCAATGGTCTGGCCGTTGATCGAGAAACATCTCGTCGGCCGGCCGTTGGTTCTATTGCGCTGTCCGAACGGCATCGCGCAGGGCGGCTTTTTTCAGAAACATCCCTGGGCCGGTATCGACGATCATATCCTCCAAATCGATGATCCGCACGAAAAGCAGCCGATCCTCGGTATCAAGTCGTTCGATGGGCTCGTGGCGCTCGTGCAATCAGCCGCGCTCGAAACTCATCCATGGGGTGCGCGCACCGACGATCTCGATCATCCAGATCGTTTGATCTTCGATCTCGACCCCGGCGAAGACGTTGCGTTTTCCGCTCTCATTGCCGGGGCGCACGAGGTCCGTCAGCGGCTTGCTGACAAGAAGCTCAAAAGCTTCGTCAAAACGACTGGCGGCAAAGGCCTGCATGTCGTCGCCCCCTTGAAGCCCGCTGCCGACTGGGCGGAGGTCAAGGATTTCTGCCGCGGTCTGGCTGAGGCCATGGCGCATGATGCTCCGCAGCACTACACCGCGACCGTCACCAAGACGCAGCGGACCGGGCGCATCTACGTCGATTATTTGCGCAACGCGCGCGGCGCGACAGTCGTATCGGCCTATTCGACACGGGCGCGGCCACAAGCTGGCATATCCACGCCGCTGACGTGGGACGAACTCGACAGCGTTCTCAGCGGCAGCCAATTCACGATCGGCAATTTCAGCAACCGGCTTCAGCGCCTCTCGGACGATCCCTGGACGGAGTTCTTTCGCTTACGTCAAAGCCTGCCGCGAAACTGA
- a CDS encoding GlsB/YeaQ/YmgE family stress response membrane protein, whose translation MSGDSLLIILVVGVVAGWLAGQILRGTGFGLVADLCIGIIGAFIGNWILPKLGIHLGAHLLPQIISATIGAIVLLLILGLFRRRY comes from the coding sequence TTGTCTGGAGACAGTCTCCTGATCATTCTCGTCGTCGGCGTCGTCGCAGGCTGGCTCGCGGGCCAGATTTTACGCGGCACTGGCTTCGGCCTCGTCGCCGATCTCTGCATCGGGATTATCGGCGCGTTCATCGGTAATTGGATATTGCCGAAGCTTGGCATTCATCTTGGCGCGCATCTGCTACCGCAGATCATCTCCGCGACAATCGGTGCGATCGTGCTGCTCTTGATCCTTGGCTTGTTCAGACGGCGCTATTGA
- a CDS encoding calcium-binding protein, whose amino-acid sequence MRVQAGLLSIIFAVSLAGASFADPLKYDTDKDGTLDLAEMEAAAGAAFDRLNKDQDTTLEYKEAKGRLSKKAFVAADPDKDNSLTKDEYITMAEKLFKAADLENDGTLDARELRSRAGRALQRLLK is encoded by the coding sequence ATGCGCGTGCAAGCCGGATTGCTATCGATAATTTTCGCCGTCAGCCTCGCGGGCGCATCGTTCGCCGATCCGCTCAAATACGACACGGACAAGGATGGGACGCTCGATCTGGCCGAAATGGAAGCGGCAGCAGGCGCGGCATTCGATCGGCTCAACAAGGATCAGGACACCACCCTCGAATATAAAGAAGCCAAAGGCCGCCTGAGCAAAAAGGCGTTCGTCGCGGCGGACCCCGACAAGGACAATTCGCTGACCAAGGACGAATATATCACGATGGCCGAAAAGCTCTTCAAAGCCGCCGATCTCGAAAACGACGGCACGCTCGACGCCAGAGAATTGCGCAGCCGCGCCGGCCGCGCCCTTCAGCGGCTTCTAAAGTAG
- a CDS encoding Ku protein, whose amino-acid sequence MAPRANWKGYLKLSLVSCPVALFPAVSRTERISFHLINRETGNRLRQQYIDSVTGDIVEREQMVRGYEIGKNDYITLDETEIAEQAIESTHTIDIETFVPRDEIDEVYLDGSYYLAPDDKVADEPFVVIRDAMRKSNMVGLARVVLSGRERIIMIEARDSGLLATTLHYKYEVRDEKPYFESIPDVKLSKEMLDLAAHIIDTKRGKFDPSKFEDRYQDSLVDLIRAKRAGKPLPAAPQPKTPSNVINLMDALRRSVDAESGRRGTGKTSAKAHSAAKKAAPAKSATKRRVSKAS is encoded by the coding sequence GTGGCACCGCGTGCGAATTGGAAGGGCTATCTCAAGCTCTCGCTGGTTTCCTGCCCCGTTGCGCTTTTCCCGGCGGTCAGCCGGACGGAGCGCATTTCGTTTCACCTTATCAACCGTGAAACCGGCAACCGGCTTCGACAGCAATATATCGATTCCGTGACGGGCGATATCGTCGAGCGCGAACAAATGGTTCGCGGCTACGAAATCGGCAAGAACGATTACATCACGCTCGATGAAACTGAAATCGCCGAGCAAGCGATCGAGAGTACGCATACGATCGACATCGAGACCTTCGTGCCGCGCGATGAAATCGACGAAGTCTATCTCGACGGCTCTTATTATCTTGCGCCCGACGACAAAGTTGCCGACGAGCCTTTCGTCGTCATTCGCGACGCGATGCGCAAGAGCAACATGGTCGGCCTCGCGCGCGTAGTGCTGTCCGGCCGCGAGCGCATCATCATGATTGAGGCGCGTGACAGTGGCCTGCTCGCGACGACGCTGCACTACAAATATGAAGTGCGCGATGAAAAGCCCTATTTCGAATCGATTCCCGACGTCAAACTCTCGAAGGAGATGCTCGACCTCGCCGCGCACATCATCGATACCAAGCGCGGCAAGTTCGATCCGTCGAAATTCGAGGATCGCTACCAGGATTCGCTCGTCGATCTGATCCGGGCCAAGCGCGCCGGCAAGCCGCTCCCGGCAGCGCCGCAGCCGAAGACGCCGAGCAATGTCATCAATCTGATGGATGCGCTGCGCCGTAGCGTCGACGCTGAATCCGGCCGGCGCGGAACGGGCAAAACGTCCGCAAAGGCGCATAGCGCCGCGAAGAAAGCGGCGCCTGCGAAGTCCGCAACGAAGCGGCGTGTCAGCAAGGCGAGCTGA
- a CDS encoding O-acetylhomoserine aminocarboxypropyltransferase/cysteine synthase family protein — MRPETIAVHSGYTSEPTTKAVAVPIYQTVSYEFDSADHGAALFNLEVEGFRYSRINNPTVDVLEKRVAALEGGVAALAVASGQAALNFALVNLADHGGNIVSVPQLYGTSHTLLAHVLPRQGIQGRFAESDDAAAIERLIDADTRAVFCETIGNPAGNICDIEALAQAAHRHGVPLIVDNTVATPILWRPIEHGADIVVHSLTKFMGGHGTTLGGAIVDSGNFPWAEQKRRFPMFNEPDVSYHGLVYAERFGPRAFIERCRSVYQRTTGAVLSPHSAFLLLQGIETVALRMERHVENARKVAEFLRADPRVAWVNYSGFPDSPYYALAQKYLGGQASSLLTFGVKGGFDAGKTFYDALRLIKRLVNIGDTKSLACHPASTTHRQMTAEEQRKAGVRPEMIRISVGIEHATDIIEDLDQALAAVHGQSRAAE, encoded by the coding sequence TTGCGGCCGGAAACCATTGCGGTCCATAGCGGCTATACGAGCGAGCCGACGACGAAAGCCGTCGCGGTTCCGATCTACCAAACGGTTTCCTACGAGTTCGATAGCGCCGACCATGGCGCGGCTCTCTTCAATCTCGAGGTCGAAGGCTTCCGCTATAGCCGGATCAACAACCCGACCGTCGATGTGCTCGAAAAGAGGGTCGCCGCGCTTGAGGGCGGCGTCGCTGCGCTTGCGGTGGCGAGCGGCCAGGCGGCGCTTAATTTCGCGCTCGTCAATCTTGCTGACCACGGCGGCAACATCGTCTCTGTGCCGCAGCTATACGGCACGTCGCACACGTTGCTGGCGCATGTTCTGCCACGCCAGGGCATCCAGGGGAGATTTGCCGAAAGCGACGACGCGGCCGCGATCGAGCGCCTGATCGACGCCGACACGCGCGCCGTCTTCTGCGAGACGATCGGCAACCCGGCGGGCAATATCTGCGATATCGAAGCTTTGGCGCAGGCCGCCCATCGCCACGGTGTTCCACTGATCGTCGATAATACGGTCGCGACGCCAATTCTCTGGCGGCCGATCGAGCACGGCGCCGATATCGTCGTGCATTCACTCACGAAATTCATGGGCGGCCATGGCACAACGCTTGGCGGGGCGATCGTCGATTCGGGTAATTTTCCTTGGGCCGAGCAGAAGCGCCGCTTCCCGATGTTCAACGAGCCCGATGTTTCCTACCATGGACTCGTCTATGCCGAGCGTTTCGGCCCCCGTGCTTTCATCGAGCGCTGCCGCAGCGTTTATCAGCGTACGACCGGCGCGGTGCTCTCGCCGCATAGCGCCTTCCTGCTGTTACAAGGCATCGAGACCGTTGCGCTGCGTATGGAGCGGCATGTCGAGAATGCCCGCAAGGTTGCGGAGTTTCTCCGCGCTGATCCCCGTGTCGCCTGGGTGAATTACAGCGGCTTTCCGGACAGTCCATATTACGCACTGGCGCAGAAATATCTCGGCGGCCAAGCGTCGTCGCTGCTGACCTTTGGCGTGAAAGGCGGTTTCGATGCCGGTAAGACGTTTTACGATGCGTTGCGGCTCATCAAGCGGCTGGTCAATATCGGCGATACGAAATCGCTCGCCTGCCATCCAGCGTCTACGACGCACCGGCAGATGACAGCGGAGGAGCAGCGCAAGGCCGGCGTCAGGCCGGAGATGATCCGGATCAGTGTCGGCATCGAACACGCCACCGACATTATCGAAGATCTGGATCAGGCTTTGGCCGCTGTGCACGGCCAGAGCAGGGCGGCCGAATGA
- a CDS encoding branched-chain amino acid aminotransferase — protein sequence MSSVVGTAPTKTWTFFEGDWHEGNVAIMGPRTHGAWLGSVVFDGARAFEGVTPDLDLHFERANESAQRFLLKPSVSVENWLDLARDGLKRFEAKAELYIRPMYWADLGTTGGGVRFDPDSTRWCLCLYEAAMPKPSGLSITLSPFRRPTLECAPVDAKASCNYPNNARALIEAHRRGFDNCLMRDMLGAIAELGNANVFMARDGILYTPTPNGTFLDGITRRRVIGLLRDAGVSVIEKTLNYADFEQADEIFSTGNFSKVMPITKIDDRLLQPGPFFHKARELYWAFAHR from the coding sequence TTGTCTAGTGTTGTAGGCACCGCTCCGACCAAAACCTGGACCTTTTTTGAAGGTGACTGGCACGAGGGCAATGTCGCCATCATGGGGCCGCGCACCCATGGCGCCTGGCTCGGCTCGGTCGTCTTCGACGGCGCCCGCGCTTTCGAGGGCGTGACACCAGATCTCGATTTGCATTTCGAGCGTGCCAACGAGTCGGCACAGCGATTTCTGCTGAAACCATCTGTATCTGTCGAAAACTGGCTTGACCTCGCCCGCGATGGGTTGAAGCGCTTCGAGGCGAAGGCCGAACTCTATATCCGCCCGATGTATTGGGCCGATCTCGGCACGACCGGCGGCGGCGTGCGCTTCGATCCTGATTCGACGCGCTGGTGCCTCTGCCTTTACGAGGCAGCAATGCCGAAGCCGAGCGGCTTATCGATCACGCTCTCGCCATTCCGGCGCCCGACGCTCGAATGCGCGCCGGTCGATGCCAAGGCGAGCTGCAATTATCCCAACAACGCGCGGGCGCTGATCGAGGCGCATCGACGCGGCTTCGACAATTGCCTGATGCGCGACATGCTCGGCGCGATTGCCGAGCTGGGCAATGCCAACGTCTTTATGGCCAGAGATGGAATCCTCTACACGCCTACACCGAACGGCACTTTCCTCGACGGCATTACACGGCGGCGCGTGATTGGCCTGTTGCGCGATGCCGGCGTGAGCGTAATCGAGAAGACACTCAACTACGCCGACTTCGAACAGGCCGACGAAATCTTTTCGACCGGCAATTTCTCGAAAGTCATGCCGATCACGAAAATCGACGATCGGCTGCTCCAGCCCGGGCCGTTCTTTCACAAAGCGCGCGAGCTTTATTGGGCTTTCGCTCACCGCTAA
- a CDS encoding homoserine O-succinyltransferase yields the protein MSASADIAIQTKPDEERAAGVQCVEIGIVNNMPDATLAATERQFKALIDHAADGRRVRVRFFALPGIARGEGAARHIKETYGDLDELTRDKLDGLVITGCEPKAASLADEPYWPSLTRLIDWAAGNTRSTIFSCLAAHAAVLHLDGIKRVRVAQKYSGIFGCTVVADDPLTRGLSPMLSIPHSRLNDLDLAALSARDYRVLSTSPKVGVDIFVKRAGSLFVFLQGHPEYDAESLLREYRRDVTRFLRGERPDFPAFPENYFDAPIESHLSSFAERVMDGRSRQPHRELTSLLDGVHPAKTWRASATGLYRNWMDGLATRT from the coding sequence ATGAGCGCATCGGCCGATATAGCGATACAGACAAAGCCCGACGAAGAGCGGGCCGCGGGTGTGCAATGCGTCGAAATCGGCATCGTCAACAATATGCCCGACGCGACCCTGGCGGCGACCGAACGGCAGTTCAAGGCTTTGATCGATCACGCCGCGGATGGGCGCCGCGTGCGGGTGCGGTTTTTCGCGCTGCCTGGCATTGCCCGCGGCGAAGGCGCGGCGCGGCACATCAAAGAGACTTATGGCGATCTTGATGAGCTGACGCGCGACAAGCTCGACGGGCTCGTCATCACCGGCTGCGAGCCGAAGGCGGCGTCTCTCGCTGACGAACCCTATTGGCCGAGCCTCACGCGGCTCATCGATTGGGCGGCGGGCAATACGCGTTCAACGATTTTCTCCTGCCTCGCTGCGCACGCGGCAGTGCTACATCTTGATGGCATCAAGCGCGTCCGCGTCGCACAAAAATATTCAGGCATTTTTGGATGCACCGTCGTGGCGGACGACCCGCTGACGCGCGGTCTCAGTCCGATGCTGAGCATCCCGCATTCGCGGCTCAATGATCTTGATCTTGCTGCGCTGTCGGCGCGCGATTATCGAGTTCTCAGTACATCACCGAAAGTCGGCGTCGATATATTCGTCAAGCGAGCCGGCAGCCTCTTCGTTTTTCTTCAGGGTCATCCCGAATATGATGCGGAATCGCTGCTGCGCGAATATCGCCGCGATGTAACGCGCTTCCTGCGCGGCGAACGGCCGGACTTCCCAGCGTTTCCGGAGAATTATTTCGATGCTCCGATTGAAAGTCATCTGTCGTCCTTTGCGGAGCGCGTGATGGACGGGCGCAGCCGCCAGCCGCACCGCGAACTCACGAGTTTGCTTGACGGAGTGCATCCGGCCAAGACTTGGCGTGCTTCGGCGACCGGGCTGTATCGCAATTGGATGGACGGGCTCGCGACACGCACGTAG
- a CDS encoding long-chain-acyl-CoA synthetase: MADQEPDRDRFSASKAWLRALELTARIDQDPQRTLPKVIDELAARFGDAPALLSDHHILSFGELAGRVNAIARWTRAHGLAGRTVCLLMRNQPDYLAIWLGITRVGGVVALLNTNLRGDALAHCIKAAGAEHIIVDAGLKDTLDAALAQSQMSAIVWVHGDTQLAGFQDEIKNFAAEPLSPEEETGVSLSDRALCIYTSGTTGLPKAANVSHRRIMTWSYWFAGILNTSPADRTMNCLPMYHSVGGIVAIGSVLVSGGSVVLQEKFSTRRFWDDVVRWDCTLFQYIGELCRYLLNAPENANERAHRLRLAFGNGLRADIWSAFQERFNIPHIVEFYAATEGTFSLINVEGEPGAVGRVPAFLKHRFPSALVKFDVVRGEPFRDSDGFCVPCAPDEIGEAIGKIASGASAGARFEGYTSAKDSDAKVLRNVFAAGDAWFRTGDLMRQDAKGFFYFVDRIGDTFRWKGENVSTFEIAEALNAVPGVTDATAYGTTVPGADGRAGMATLVIAPGFDLKLLHGRLSALLPSYARPLFIRISAEIEVTETFKQKKAQLAREGFDPGKIEDQLYFDNGTGYVPLDGSLFARITAGEIRL, translated from the coding sequence GTGGCTGACCAAGAGCCGGACCGCGATCGCTTTTCTGCCTCGAAAGCGTGGCTACGGGCGCTGGAGCTGACGGCGCGGATCGATCAAGACCCACAGCGCACGTTGCCGAAAGTGATCGACGAGCTTGCGGCGCGCTTTGGCGACGCGCCTGCCCTGCTCTCCGATCACCACATTTTGAGCTTCGGCGAACTCGCGGGGCGGGTCAATGCCATCGCCCGCTGGACGCGAGCGCATGGGCTCGCCGGCCGCACGGTTTGCCTCCTTATGCGCAACCAGCCGGATTATCTGGCGATCTGGCTTGGCATCACGCGCGTTGGCGGCGTGGTCGCGTTGCTTAACACCAATCTGCGCGGCGATGCCCTTGCGCATTGTATCAAGGCTGCCGGCGCCGAGCATATCATCGTGGACGCCGGCTTGAAGGATACGCTCGACGCGGCTCTGGCGCAGTCGCAGATGTCGGCAATCGTCTGGGTTCACGGCGACACCCAATTGGCGGGCTTTCAAGACGAGATCAAAAATTTCGCGGCCGAGCCCCTTTCGCCGGAAGAAGAAACCGGCGTGAGCCTGTCGGATCGCGCACTCTGCATCTACACATCGGGTACGACCGGCCTGCCAAAGGCGGCGAATGTCAGCCACCGGCGGATCATGACCTGGAGCTATTGGTTCGCCGGAATTCTGAACACAAGCCCCGCCGATCGGACGATGAATTGCCTGCCGATGTATCACAGCGTCGGCGGCATCGTCGCCATCGGCAGTGTCCTCGTCAGCGGCGGCTCGGTCGTGCTGCAAGAGAAATTTTCGACACGGCGCTTCTGGGACGATGTCGTGCGGTGGGATTGCACCCTGTTTCAATATATCGGCGAACTCTGCCGCTATCTTCTCAACGCGCCTGAAAACGCCAACGAACGGGCGCATCGGCTGCGGCTCGCCTTCGGGAACGGCCTGCGCGCCGATATCTGGAGCGCGTTTCAAGAGCGCTTCAACATCCCGCATATCGTCGAATTTTATGCGGCGACCGAGGGCACGTTTTCACTGATCAATGTCGAGGGCGAGCCCGGCGCGGTCGGCCGCGTTCCCGCCTTTCTGAAGCATCGTTTTCCGTCCGCATTGGTGAAATTCGACGTCGTGCGGGGTGAGCCCTTCCGCGATTCCGACGGCTTCTGCGTGCCCTGTGCGCCCGACGAGATCGGCGAAGCGATCGGTAAAATCGCGTCCGGCGCCAGCGCCGGGGCGCGATTTGAGGGCTATACCAGCGCCAAAGACAGCGACGCGAAGGTTCTGCGCAATGTTTTTGCTGCGGGCGACGCCTGGTTTCGGACCGGCGATCTTATGCGGCAGGACGCAAAAGGCTTTTTCTATTTCGTCGATCGGATCGGTGACACGTTTCGCTGGAAAGGCGAGAACGTCTCGACGTTCGAGATCGCGGAGGCACTTAACGCCGTTCCTGGTGTTACCGATGCGACCGCCTATGGCACGACGGTTCCCGGTGCGGACGGACGCGCCGGCATGGCGACGCTCGTGATCGCGCCGGGATTCGATCTGAAGCTCCTGCACGGGCGGCTCAGCGCGCTGTTGCCTTCTTATGCGCGCCCGCTCTTTATACGGATCAGCGCAGAGATCGAGGTCACGGAAACCTTCAAACAGAAGAAAGCCCAGCTCGCACGCGAGGGCTTCGATCCCGGCAAGATCGAGGATCAGCTCTATTTCGACAACGGGACCGGCTATGTGCCGCTCGACGGCTCGCTTTTCGCGCGGATCACCGCCGGCGAGATTCGCTTGTAG
- a CDS encoding alpha/beta hydrolase: MTDPFDPHAKRFLDMLALKGGSVASLDIEARRVAFANLLRFCAPGPQIAGVEEIDAAGRTGRLYWPEARSTTAMVFLHGGGLVAGSLETHDALCRTLAAASGCNIFAVDYQLAPEHPFPAALDDILAALEWIFERPSAYGVERIGIGGDSAGATLAAAAAAEWGKQKKPDLAFQLLLCPILDLAGETLSRHAFASPVLDQATLDHDIALYTAGRVEADDPRVSPLRATDFSGLPPTFLHTAQCDPLRDEGAAYADKLRAASVEVHHTCHAGMPHLFYALSGVIPAAKAAAAAIGAELSAWLATSESRRR, translated from the coding sequence GTGACCGACCCTTTCGATCCTCATGCTAAACGCTTTCTTGATATGCTCGCGTTGAAGGGCGGTAGTGTCGCATCCTTGGACATCGAGGCGCGGCGTGTGGCTTTCGCGAACCTTCTGCGATTTTGCGCGCCGGGCCCACAAATCGCCGGTGTAGAAGAGATCGATGCCGCTGGGCGAACGGGCCGGCTTTACTGGCCGGAGGCTCGGTCGACAACGGCGATGGTCTTTCTCCACGGCGGGGGACTCGTCGCCGGCAGCCTTGAGACGCACGATGCCCTGTGCCGCACATTGGCGGCAGCAAGTGGCTGCAACATCTTCGCCGTCGATTATCAGCTGGCGCCTGAACATCCTTTTCCCGCGGCGTTGGACGATATTCTGGCAGCGCTCGAATGGATTTTTGAAAGGCCATCAGCTTATGGCGTCGAGCGAATCGGGATCGGGGGCGATTCGGCAGGCGCGACACTGGCCGCCGCCGCTGCCGCCGAATGGGGGAAGCAGAAGAAGCCGGACCTGGCCTTTCAACTTCTGCTCTGTCCCATTCTCGATTTAGCCGGCGAAACGCTGTCGCGCCATGCATTCGCATCGCCGGTTCTCGATCAAGCGACGCTTGACCACGATATCGCGCTTTATACCGCGGGTAGGGTAGAAGCTGACGATCCGCGCGTCTCTCCGCTGCGTGCGACGGATTTCTCCGGCCTGCCGCCGACATTTCTACATACGGCGCAATGCGACCCGTTGCGCGACGAAGGTGCGGCCTATGCCGATAAACTCCGTGCGGCGAGCGTCGAAGTTCATCATACATGCCATGCCGGCATGCCGCATCTTTTCTACGCTCTATCGGGCGTCATTCCTGCGGCGAAGGCCGCCGCCGCGGCGATCGGCGCCGAGTTATCGGCGTGGCTGGCTACAAGCGAATCTCGCCGGCGGTGA
- a CDS encoding MarC family protein yields the protein MADFFQTAFVTLLVTLDPPGLAPIFIALTLGMTKIEKREVAVRASIIAFAILFIFALGGATVMAALGISLPAFRIAGGLLLFYTAFQMIFAERGQRKKELATDAVTIDHVNNLAAFPLAMPLMSGPGSITAVILLAGRASGHWREQTGLILIILVVILMCYIVFLISEQVARIFGTTGTLVLGRMLGVILAALAAQFVIDGIRTITG from the coding sequence ATGGCAGACTTCTTTCAAACGGCCTTCGTCACGCTGCTCGTGACTTTGGACCCACCGGGACTTGCGCCGATCTTTATCGCCTTGACCCTGGGCATGACAAAGATCGAAAAACGCGAAGTCGCGGTCCGCGCCAGCATCATCGCCTTCGCCATTCTTTTCATATTTGCACTTGGCGGCGCCACCGTGATGGCAGCGCTTGGCATTTCCCTGCCGGCGTTCCGAATCGCAGGCGGCCTTCTGCTTTTTTATACAGCGTTTCAGATGATTTTCGCCGAGCGCGGCCAGCGAAAGAAGGAACTCGCGACCGATGCGGTGACGATCGACCACGTCAACAATCTCGCCGCCTTTCCCCTCGCGATGCCCCTGATGAGCGGCCCCGGTTCGATCACCGCGGTAATCCTGCTCGCCGGCCGGGCGAGCGGTCATTGGCGCGAGCAAACCGGCCTTATCCTCATCATCCTTGTGGTGATTTTGATGTGCTACATCGTGTTCCTGATTTCGGAGCAAGTGGCGCGGATCTTCGGCACAACAGGCACGCTGGTTCTCGGCCGGATGTTGGGCGTGATACTGGCGGCCCTCGCGGCACAATTCGTCATTGACGGAATCCGGACGATTACCGGCTAA